One stretch of Ipomoea triloba cultivar NCNSP0323 chromosome 8, ASM357664v1 DNA includes these proteins:
- the LOC116027155 gene encoding non-specific lipid transfer protein GPI-anchored 1-like yields MTMRLEIMYSCLLVTLIVSGGLVKGAEDLQGKCGKDIQKVAACLSFATGKAEKPGKECCDSASSIDASERPLCFCYIIEQAHNTSNTQIQSFGIRVDRLLRLPSDCSIHDVNVTTCPKLLNLPANSPDAAFFTNSSGSTTPVVAAGTAPSNAFKHNPLQLAGHLPVAVAIICFTFWKMF; encoded by the exons atgacGATGAGGCTAGAAATAATGTACTCCTGTTTATTAGTAACGTTGATTGTGAGCGGCGGTTTGGTAAAGGGAGCAGAGGACTTGCAGGGCAAGTGCGGGAAAGACATCCAGAAGGTGGCGGCGTGCCTGAGCTTCGCGACTGGGAAGGCGGAGAAGCCGGGGAAGGAATGCTGCGACTCGGCGTCGAGCATCGACGCGAGTGAGCGCCCGCTTTGCTTTTGCTATATCATAGAGCAGGCGCACAATACATCTAACACTCAGATACAGAGCTTCGGTATTCGGGTTGATCGATTGCTTCGGCTCCCTTCTGATTGCAGCATCCACGACGTCAACGTCACTACCTGTCCCA AGCTGTTGAATCTTCCGGCGAACTCTCCCGACGCCGCTTTCTTCACCAACTCTTCTGGTTCCACTACTCCCGTGGTCGCAGCAGGCACTGCTCCCTCCAATGCCTTCAAGCATAATCCCCTGCAGCTTGCTGGACACTTACCGGTTGCGGTAGCCATCATCTGTTTCAcattttggaaaatgttttaa